The following proteins are co-located in the Shouchella hunanensis genome:
- a CDS encoding DegV family protein, whose amino-acid sequence MKTAVITDTTAYLAKETIEELKINTIPLSVNFSDGTYREGIDLTTEAFYQKLEEEEALPTTSQPAIGEFVELFNRLEQEGYTDVVCIHLSARISGTLQTALSAGEMKETLNVYGFDSEISCSPQGFYVRSAAKLALEGSSGADILTYLEKQQQQVRAYFMVHDLNHLRRGGRLSGAQAIFGSLLQIKPILHFEEGQIMPFEKVRTEKKALNRMLDLLFDDLKNGHVNEIAVIHANRLEGAESLKTKIQDAYPEANVEISYFGPVIGTHLGPSSLGIGWC is encoded by the coding sequence ATAAAAACCGCGGTAATTACCGATACAACAGCCTATCTAGCAAAAGAGACGATTGAAGAGCTAAAGATTAATACCATTCCTTTAAGTGTTAATTTTTCAGATGGCACTTATAGAGAAGGAATTGATTTAACAACGGAAGCTTTTTATCAAAAGCTTGAGGAGGAGGAAGCGTTACCAACAACTTCTCAGCCAGCGATAGGAGAGTTTGTTGAGTTATTCAATCGTCTTGAGCAAGAAGGTTATACAGACGTCGTTTGTATTCACCTATCTGCGAGAATAAGTGGAACGCTTCAAACCGCTTTATCTGCCGGGGAAATGAAAGAGACGTTAAATGTTTATGGATTTGATTCGGAAATTAGCTGTTCTCCACAGGGGTTCTACGTGCGCTCTGCAGCTAAGTTAGCTCTTGAAGGGAGCAGCGGTGCAGATATACTTACATATTTAGAGAAGCAACAACAGCAAGTCCGCGCCTACTTTATGGTACACGATTTAAACCATTTACGTCGTGGTGGTCGTTTAAGCGGAGCTCAGGCGATTTTTGGAAGTTTGTTACAAATTAAGCCGATTCTCCATTTTGAAGAAGGCCAAATTATGCCGTTTGAAAAAGTAAGGACAGAGAAAAAAGCGCTTAACCGCATGCTAGATTTGTTATTTGATGACTTGAAAAATGGTCATGTAAACGAAATCGCGGTTATTCATGCTAATCGTTTAGAAGGTGCGGAGAGTTTAAAAACAAAAATTCAAGACGCTTATCCTGAAGCGAATGTGGAAATTAGCTATTTTGGTCCGGTAATTGGGACTCATTTAGGACCGAGTAGTTTAGGTATTGGGTGGTGTTAA
- a CDS encoding response regulator transcription factor, producing MIVQETDEIRIVIIDDHPLFREGVKRILSMEQNFNVVADGEDGSQVIDLVRNHRPDVILMDINMPKLNGVEATKELVKVFPKVKVLILSIHDDESYVSHVLRTGASGYLLKEMDAESLVEAVKVVATGGAYIHPKVTSNLIKEYRRLAKQDEKHQDSVGYREVEYRKPLHILTRRECEVLQLMTDGQNNRAIGESLYISEKTVKNHVSNILQKMNVNDRTQAVVEAIKKGYVIVR from the coding sequence GTGATTGTACAAGAGACAGACGAAATTAGAATTGTCATAATAGATGACCACCCATTGTTTAGAGAAGGAGTTAAACGAATTCTTTCAATGGAACAGAACTTTAACGTAGTAGCAGATGGCGAGGACGGTTCTCAAGTAATTGATCTTGTGCGTAACCATCGTCCAGATGTTATTTTAATGGATATAAATATGCCGAAGCTTAATGGTGTAGAGGCGACTAAAGAACTTGTAAAAGTGTTTCCGAAAGTAAAAGTGTTAATCTTGTCCATCCATGACGATGAATCCTATGTATCTCATGTGTTGCGTACAGGAGCGTCAGGTTATTTATTAAAAGAGATGGACGCTGAATCATTAGTAGAAGCAGTGAAAGTCGTAGCTACTGGTGGAGCTTATATTCATCCAAAAGTAACGTCTAATTTAATAAAAGAATACCGTCGTTTAGCAAAGCAAGATGAAAAGCACCAAGATTCTGTTGGATATAGAGAAGTTGAATACCGTAAGCCGCTCCATATTTTAACGAGAAGAGAGTGTGAAGTGCTTCAGTTAATGACGGATGGACAGAATAATAGAGCAATTGGGGAATCCCTCTACATTAGTGAAAAAACCGTCAAAAACCACGTTAGTAATATTTTGCAAAAAATGAATGTAAATGATCGAACGCAGGCGGTTGTTGAAGCGATTAAAAAAGGATACGTCATTGTTCGCTAA
- a CDS encoding sensor histidine kinase encodes MEEVKVLNQIISQTIDTVSTSREKIFEIGERSRTEHVYLSKELEQTKQKVLEVIQKVDKSSLNARHARNRLAKVSKEFNNYTNDEVRAAYEQASEFQVEMAVLQQEEKLLRTRRDDIERRLRNLQDTISRAEQLSVQMSVVFDFLASDLKKVGEIIEDAKEKQSFGLKIIEAQEEERGRLSREIHDGPAQMMANVMLHSELIERIYHEKGIQEALKEIRGLRIMVRSSLAEVRRIIYDLRPMALEDLGLVPTLRKYLENSEERHDLTIHFKHFGIDNRLEQHFEIALFRLVQEAVQNALKHAKPSEILVKIEMNRNQVMVVVKDDGIGFNPSQKKEASFGIIGMKERVNMLNGSIKIQSEIEQGTSIFIQLPVTTV; translated from the coding sequence ATGGAAGAAGTAAAAGTTTTAAATCAGATTATTTCTCAAACAATAGATACTGTGTCAACAAGTAGAGAAAAGATTTTTGAAATTGGAGAACGATCTAGAACTGAACATGTATATTTAAGTAAGGAACTCGAGCAAACAAAACAAAAAGTGTTAGAAGTCATTCAAAAAGTGGACAAATCGTCTCTCAATGCAAGGCATGCAAGAAATCGGTTAGCAAAAGTAAGTAAAGAGTTTAATAATTATACGAATGATGAAGTTCGAGCGGCATATGAACAAGCAAGTGAATTCCAAGTCGAAATGGCTGTTTTACAACAGGAAGAAAAGCTATTGCGGACGAGAAGAGACGATATTGAAAGACGATTAAGAAACTTACAAGATACAATAAGTCGTGCTGAGCAACTTTCCGTTCAAATGTCAGTAGTGTTTGATTTTTTAGCTAGCGATTTGAAAAAAGTTGGAGAAATTATTGAAGATGCGAAGGAAAAGCAATCTTTTGGGTTGAAGATAATAGAAGCTCAAGAGGAAGAAAGAGGTCGGTTATCTCGCGAAATTCATGATGGACCAGCTCAAATGATGGCAAATGTCATGTTGCATTCAGAATTAATTGAGCGAATTTATCATGAGAAAGGGATTCAAGAGGCATTAAAAGAAATCCGTGGCTTGCGAATAATGGTTCGATCTTCTTTAGCAGAAGTACGAAGAATTATTTACGATTTACGACCGATGGCTCTTGAAGATCTTGGTTTAGTACCGACTCTCAGAAAGTATTTGGAAAACAGCGAAGAACGTCATGACTTAACCATTCATTTTAAACATTTTGGCATTGATAACAGGTTAGAGCAGCATTTTGAAATTGCTCTTTTCCGGCTTGTGCAAGAAGCGGTTCAAAATGCATTAAAGCATGCAAAGCCTTCAGAGATACTTGTAAAAATTGAAATGAATCGGAATCAAGTTATGGTTGTCGTTAAAGATGATGGCATTGGCTTTAACCCATCTCAAAAAAAAGAAGCGTCGTTTGGCATTATCGGTATGAAAGAGCGAGTGAACATGTTGAATGGATCGATTAAGATCCAATCGGAAATAGAACAGGGCACAAGTATTTTTATCCAGCTGCCTGTAACAACAGTTTAA
- a CDS encoding YigZ family protein, with product MLANYKTVKQTGNYEIVVQKSRFISHFKRTSTEQEALDFIQEIKKNHWNATHNCSAYLIGETDHIQKANDDGEPSGTAGVPMLEVLKKRGLKDTTVVVTRYFGGIKLGAGGLIRAYGGSVSEGLKQIGVVNRTLCYTMATTIDYTWLGKIENEIRQSSYPLKEITYADSVTVHVFVESDQIDAYKDWITELTNGQAETIQGKSVYLETDA from the coding sequence TTGTTAGCGAACTATAAAACGGTCAAACAGACAGGTAATTATGAAATTGTGGTTCAAAAATCACGATTTATCTCCCACTTTAAACGCACATCGACAGAGCAAGAAGCTCTTGATTTTATTCAAGAAATCAAAAAAAATCATTGGAATGCCACCCATAATTGTTCTGCCTATTTGATCGGTGAAACAGATCATATACAAAAGGCCAACGATGATGGTGAACCGAGTGGGACAGCTGGTGTGCCAATGCTCGAGGTCCTAAAAAAACGAGGATTAAAAGACACTACCGTTGTTGTCACACGTTATTTTGGTGGCATTAAATTAGGTGCAGGCGGACTGATTCGCGCATATGGTGGTTCGGTAAGTGAAGGATTGAAACAAATTGGCGTTGTGAATCGTACACTCTGTTATACAATGGCAACAACGATTGATTATACGTGGCTGGGAAAAATTGAAAATGAAATCCGCCAATCTTCTTATCCTTTAAAAGAAATTACCTATGCCGATTCTGTCACGGTTCATGTTTTTGTTGAATCTGATCAAATCGATGCATACAAAGACTGGATAACAGAACTGACAAATGGGCAAGCCGAAACGATACAAGGAAAAAGCGTCTATCTAGAAACAGACGCTTGA
- a CDS encoding pyroglutamyl-peptidase I → MKKVILTGFEPFLNHEANPSELIVSALDEKVINGLQVKSVVLPVSFQRAAEIMKKLIKEEDPAAIVMLGLAGKRTAISLERIAINVMDGPEDNDGVVMSDQPIHEQGPAAYFSTLPLREIEAGVKEHDSHVYVSNTAGTYVCNALMYETLHELKRLEKRVPSGFIHIPFTKELNEANPLTHENLYQAITVLLQKLSLSIQASVSR, encoded by the coding sequence ATGAAGAAAGTGATTTTAACTGGGTTCGAACCATTCCTCAATCATGAAGCGAATCCAAGCGAGTTAATTGTGTCAGCTTTAGATGAAAAGGTGATAAATGGGCTGCAGGTAAAAAGTGTTGTGTTACCGGTTTCGTTTCAGCGAGCAGCTGAAATAATGAAAAAATTAATAAAGGAAGAGGACCCAGCAGCCATTGTCATGTTAGGTCTTGCAGGAAAGCGAACGGCTATCTCGTTAGAGCGTATAGCGATTAATGTAATGGATGGTCCAGAAGATAATGATGGAGTCGTTATGAGCGATCAACCGATTCATGAACAAGGACCAGCTGCTTATTTTTCAACGCTACCACTTCGAGAAATAGAGGCAGGAGTAAAGGAACACGATTCACATGTTTATGTGTCCAATACAGCTGGTACTTATGTTTGTAATGCGCTTATGTATGAGACGTTGCATGAGCTAAAGCGCTTGGAAAAGCGTGTGCCAAGTGGGTTTATTCATATTCCCTTTACAAAAGAATTAAATGAAGCAAACCCGCTCACACATGAAAACCTTTATCAAGCCATAACCGTATTACTTCAAAAGCTATCTCTTTCGATTCAAGCGTCTGTTTCTAGATAG
- a CDS encoding trimeric intracellular cation channel family protein, with the protein MDTWEIFTIIGTIAFALSGAIVAFEEKYDLFGIYTLAFITAFGGGMIRNIVVGIPVSAFWSQTSLFIITFCLITILFFLPAFLFKLWDRWGVFFDAVGLSAFAIQGALFAKTANESIFAMMLAAVLTGVGGGILRDVLAGRKPMVLHSDIYAGWALMGGIIIGLGLDHPIMQYSLFVLIIVMRMLTVHYKWRLPQVDKRI; encoded by the coding sequence GTGGACACTTGGGAAATCTTTACGATTATTGGCACAATTGCTTTTGCGTTATCTGGCGCAATCGTTGCCTTTGAAGAAAAATATGATTTATTTGGCATATATACACTCGCTTTTATTACAGCTTTTGGTGGTGGAATGATCCGAAACATTGTTGTAGGCATACCCGTTTCCGCTTTTTGGAGTCAAACATCTTTGTTTATCATTACCTTTTGCCTTATCACCATTCTATTCTTTTTACCTGCGTTTTTATTTAAACTATGGGACCGATGGGGCGTCTTCTTTGACGCAGTCGGCTTATCTGCCTTTGCCATACAAGGCGCGCTTTTTGCCAAAACGGCGAACGAATCTATCTTTGCGATGATGCTTGCCGCAGTCTTAACGGGTGTAGGCGGAGGTATCCTTCGTGATGTTCTTGCTGGTAGAAAACCGATGGTGCTTCATAGCGACATTTACGCTGGCTGGGCGTTGATGGGCGGCATCATTATCGGACTAGGTTTAGACCACCCCATTATGCAATATAGCTTATTTGTCTTAATCATTGTCATGCGCATGCTAACCGTTCATTACAAGTGGCGGTTGCCGCAAGTAGATAAGAGGATTTAG
- a CDS encoding oligopeptide ABC transporter substrate-binding protein — protein MKKLLKPKFYLAPTLVAVLALAACSDNGDGGGSSEPSGTGEEEGSEETIENEDGIYSLDDFEPTKTADGEAIEGGTLNVGVVASSPFEGTLDWQHYSISTDNDIIQFFSESLFTMDEAFNITDEGAATIDVSEDNLTYTITIKDNVNWHDGEPVKAEDFVFAHEVIGHKDYDGVRYDASFRNIVGMEEYHNEEADDISGFNIIDEKTVELTFKEATPSLMSGGIWYYAMPKHYFEGVEVADMPSSDQVRREPLGYGPFVVENIVPGESVTLSKNEDYWQGAPLVDEVVLTVVNPDVVVESLKTGQIDIVTTFPATQFADNADMSNVDWLGRVSRGYQYTGFKLGTWDADAGEVAYDPDSKMANESLREAVRLAVNYEELGNRMYNGLRFPATTVIPPYHALYHDDTNPGFDYDPERAKELLAEAGYEDLDGDGFVEDPNGEELVITYAARQGDATAEAVSNYEMQAWRDIGLNIELLEGSLTEPNAFYDRIEEDDPAIDMYSAGWNVGSDVDPSGIFGSQSMFNYPRYTDDTLEEILADGLSEGAFEQSYRQDVYNQFQAHINEVLPLAPTLYQIDTFPINNRVSGISYEVGNNDYGWHTVQLNDENAAVD, from the coding sequence ATGAAAAAGCTTTTAAAGCCTAAATTTTATTTAGCACCTACGCTTGTTGCCGTTCTAGCACTTGCGGCATGTAGTGATAATGGTGATGGGGGAGGATCTTCTGAACCAAGTGGTACTGGAGAAGAAGAGGGCTCAGAAGAAACCATTGAAAATGAAGATGGTATTTATTCTTTAGACGATTTTGAACCGACAAAAACAGCAGATGGAGAGGCCATTGAAGGTGGCACATTAAATGTTGGTGTTGTAGCTAGCTCACCTTTTGAAGGTACACTTGATTGGCAACATTATTCCATTTCAACTGATAATGACATCATACAATTCTTTAGTGAATCTTTGTTTACAATGGATGAAGCCTTTAACATTACAGATGAAGGTGCGGCAACTATTGACGTTTCCGAAGATAACTTAACTTATACGATTACGATAAAAGATAATGTCAACTGGCATGATGGAGAACCTGTAAAAGCAGAAGACTTTGTATTTGCGCACGAAGTCATTGGTCATAAAGATTATGACGGCGTTCGTTACGATGCTTCTTTTAGAAATATTGTTGGGATGGAAGAATACCACAATGAAGAAGCGGACGACATTTCAGGGTTTAATATTATCGATGAAAAAACAGTCGAATTGACGTTTAAAGAAGCAACTCCTTCATTAATGAGCGGTGGTATATGGTATTATGCAATGCCGAAGCATTATTTTGAAGGTGTAGAAGTAGCAGATATGCCTTCGTCTGACCAAGTTCGTAGAGAACCATTAGGATACGGGCCGTTCGTTGTAGAAAACATCGTTCCAGGTGAATCTGTAACGCTGTCTAAAAACGAAGACTACTGGCAAGGAGCACCTCTTGTTGATGAAGTTGTGTTGACAGTTGTAAACCCAGATGTTGTAGTCGAATCGTTAAAAACAGGTCAAATTGATATCGTTACAACATTCCCGGCAACGCAATTTGCAGATAATGCAGATATGAGTAATGTGGATTGGTTGGGAAGAGTGTCAAGAGGCTATCAGTATACAGGATTTAAACTTGGAACTTGGGATGCGGACGCAGGCGAAGTTGCATATGACCCTGATTCAAAAATGGCTAATGAATCATTACGGGAAGCAGTGCGGTTAGCCGTGAATTATGAAGAATTAGGAAATCGTATGTATAATGGATTGCGCTTCCCAGCAACAACGGTCATTCCGCCATATCATGCATTGTATCATGATGATACAAACCCAGGGTTTGACTACGATCCAGAGAGAGCGAAAGAGCTGTTAGCAGAGGCTGGCTATGAAGATTTAGATGGCGATGGATTTGTTGAAGATCCAAATGGTGAAGAGCTCGTTATCACGTATGCCGCTCGTCAAGGTGATGCAACTGCTGAGGCCGTATCCAATTATGAAATGCAGGCATGGAGAGATATTGGACTAAATATTGAGCTATTGGAAGGATCTTTAACTGAGCCAAATGCGTTTTATGATCGAATTGAAGAAGATGATCCGGCAATTGACATGTATTCTGCTGGATGGAATGTAGGCTCTGACGTTGATCCTTCTGGAATATTTGGATCACAATCAATGTTCAACTATCCGCGCTATACAGATGATACGCTAGAGGAAATATTAGCTGATGGACTTTCTGAGGGTGCATTTGAACAATCTTATCGACAAGATGTATACAATCAATTCCAAGCACATATTAATGAAGTGTTACCACTTGCACCAACGCTTTATCAAATTGATACATTCCCAATTAATAACCGTGTAAGCGGGATTTCATATGAAGTTGGAAACAATGACTATGGCTGGCATACGGTTCAGTTAAATGACGAAAACGCAGCAGTTGATTAA
- a CDS encoding ABC transporter permease, with product MEAQKKIQIDPSKDALIKTPSGAKVILVEILKDKVALISAILLLLIAAFVFGVSIILDQDQIVTVDLLAIFEPPSSEFWLGTDHGGRDVFGQLIIGTRNSLLIGVAVTVLSGLVGLGMGLIAGYFGGHTDNVVMRIVDFFLVLPTTMIIIAFVAVVPNYSLLQFTLIMSAFIWISMARLIRSKALQQSELEYIQAARTLGTPHYKIIFSHLLPNLNSIIIVNLTLSLAANIGIETGLSFLGFGFPESTPSLGTLMSHATNPQILELRPWVWLPASILVLVLMLCINNVGQALKRATDAKQRRG from the coding sequence ATGGAAGCACAAAAAAAGATACAAATCGATCCAAGTAAAGATGCACTTATCAAAACACCATCAGGAGCCAAAGTCATACTTGTTGAAATTTTAAAAGATAAAGTTGCGTTAATTTCAGCAATCTTACTACTATTGATCGCTGCGTTTGTGTTTGGTGTTTCAATTATTCTAGATCAAGATCAAATTGTCACGGTTGATTTACTAGCTATTTTTGAACCTCCATCATCAGAATTTTGGTTAGGTACAGATCATGGCGGACGTGATGTGTTTGGTCAATTAATCATTGGTACACGCAATTCTCTTTTAATAGGAGTTGCAGTAACGGTATTGTCTGGACTTGTTGGATTAGGAATGGGGTTAATTGCTGGTTATTTTGGCGGTCATACTGACAATGTGGTTATGCGAATTGTTGATTTCTTCTTAGTACTGCCAACTACAATGATTATCATTGCGTTTGTAGCGGTTGTGCCTAATTATTCGCTTCTTCAATTTACATTAATTATGTCTGCTTTTATATGGATATCCATGGCAAGGTTAATACGTTCAAAAGCTCTACAACAGAGTGAACTCGAATATATTCAAGCAGCCCGTACATTAGGGACGCCGCACTACAAAATTATTTTTAGTCATTTACTACCAAACTTAAATTCTATTATTATTGTAAACTTAACGCTTAGTTTGGCTGCGAATATTGGAATTGAGACAGGACTATCATTTTTAGGGTTTGGATTCCCAGAGTCCACACCAAGTTTAGGGACTCTAATGAGTCACGCGACAAATCCACAGATTCTCGAGCTACGCCCCTGGGTATGGTTACCTGCATCGATTTTAGTTTTAGTGTTGATGCTGTGTATAAATAATGTTGGTCAAGCATTAAAACGCGCGACTGATGCAAAACAAAGAAGAGGTTAA
- the opp4B gene encoding oligopeptide ABC transporter permease → MWKFIVRRMLIAVPQLFFLSILVFILASQMPGDPFTGMIDPSITAERLAELREIHGLNDPWYQQYGRWIGNAITGDFGQSFRYKMDVTELIGDRLLNTAGLGVLTLLFSYLIAIPLGIVSGRFNDTWADRAIAGYTYVGFAVPSFIFGLIALFVFGFRLNWFPVSGSVSPGLVTGTFEYYISKIYHMTLPALSLALITTVGTVQYLRSEIIDIKHKEFILTAKAKGASENRVYNKHIFRNSLLPIAAFFGYEITGILGGSVFIERVFSFPGIGDLLISSINNRDYSVVTALLLLSGCLAVVGTMLSDIILSMVDPRIRIK, encoded by the coding sequence ATGTGGAAATTTATTGTTAGACGTATGTTAATTGCTGTTCCACAGTTGTTCTTTCTAAGTATACTTGTGTTCATTTTAGCTAGTCAAATGCCAGGTGATCCGTTTACAGGGATGATAGATCCTAGTATTACGGCAGAGCGTTTAGCAGAATTACGGGAGATACATGGGTTGAACGATCCTTGGTATCAACAGTATGGGCGGTGGATAGGAAACGCCATAACAGGGGATTTTGGTCAGTCGTTTCGCTACAAAATGGATGTTACAGAACTCATTGGCGATCGCTTGTTAAACACAGCGGGACTAGGGGTGCTTACCTTACTCTTTTCTTATTTGATTGCCATTCCTTTAGGAATTGTAAGTGGACGCTTTAATGATACATGGGCAGACCGTGCTATTGCAGGTTATACATACGTTGGTTTTGCAGTTCCAAGCTTTATTTTTGGGCTTATTGCACTATTTGTTTTTGGTTTCCGTTTAAACTGGTTTCCTGTTAGTGGAAGTGTTTCTCCTGGTCTTGTAACAGGGACGTTTGAATACTATATAAGTAAAATTTATCATATGACGTTGCCAGCACTATCTCTTGCTCTCATAACGACTGTTGGAACTGTGCAATATTTAAGAAGTGAGATTATAGATATTAAACATAAAGAATTTATCTTAACTGCTAAGGCAAAGGGAGCAAGTGAAAATAGAGTTTACAATAAGCATATTTTCAGAAATTCTCTACTTCCTATCGCTGCCTTCTTCGGATACGAAATTACAGGGATATTAGGTGGTTCTGTTTTTATTGAAAGGGTCTTTAGCTTTCCGGGAATAGGGGATTTGCTAATATCTTCTATAAATAACAGAGATTATAGTGTCGTCACTGCGCTCTTATTACTATCTGGTTGTTTAGCTGTAGTTGGAACAATGTTGTCAGACATTATTTTAAGCATGGTAGACCCACGAATTCGTATTAAGTAA
- a CDS encoding ABC transporter ATP-binding protein: MGFLQIKDLKIHFPIKAGILKRTVGYVKAVDGLNISLEEGKTYGLVGESGSGKTTTGRGIIGLNDITSGQIFINNKEVTKRNIKEFRRDVQMVFQDPYSSLNPKKRIIDIVAEPFRNFEKMTKREEQRAVQELLERVGISPDSIFKYPHEFSGGQRQRIGIARAIALKPKLIIADEPVSALDVSVQAQVLNFMQDIQKDLNLTYFFISHDLGIIRHICDHIGIMYKGRFVEEGTPDDIFTNPQHIYTRRLISSIPDIDPTKRGDIQLIRKKINEEYETNTQDYFDHEGLAYPLKSLSETHRVAMPEGS, from the coding sequence ATGGGATTTCTGCAAATTAAAGATTTAAAAATACATTTCCCTATTAAAGCAGGTATTTTAAAAAGAACCGTTGGGTATGTAAAAGCTGTTGATGGATTAAACATTTCACTAGAAGAAGGAAAAACATATGGTCTAGTTGGTGAGTCCGGTTCCGGTAAGACGACAACTGGACGAGGCATTATTGGATTAAATGATATTACGTCCGGTCAGATCTTTATTAATAATAAAGAAGTAACGAAGCGAAATATAAAAGAGTTTAGAAGAGATGTACAAATGGTTTTTCAAGACCCCTATTCTTCATTAAATCCTAAAAAAAGAATCATAGACATTGTTGCAGAACCATTTAGGAATTTCGAAAAAATGACAAAGCGAGAAGAGCAGCGAGCTGTTCAAGAGCTACTAGAACGAGTAGGTATAAGTCCTGATAGTATTTTTAAATACCCGCACGAATTTTCAGGCGGACAGCGACAACGTATTGGTATCGCTCGGGCAATAGCCTTAAAGCCAAAATTAATAATAGCAGATGAACCAGTTTCTGCATTAGACGTCTCTGTTCAAGCTCAAGTGTTAAATTTTATGCAAGATATTCAAAAGGATTTAAATTTAACTTACTTCTTTATAAGTCATGATTTAGGCATCATACGCCATATATGCGATCATATCGGCATTATGTATAAAGGTAGATTTGTAGAGGAAGGAACACCTGATGACATTTTTACTAACCCGCAGCACATCTATACGCGAAGGTTAATATCCTCTATTCCAGATATTGATCCAACAAAAAGAGGAGATATTCAATTGATTCGAAAGAAAATAAATGAAGAGTATGAAACGAATACACAAGATTATTTTGATCATGAAGGACTTGCATACCCTTTAAAAAGTTTGTCTGAAACTCATAGAGTTGCAATGCCGGAAGGGAGTTAA
- a CDS encoding ABC transporter ATP-binding protein produces MSDNRLLQIQNLKTSFRINNEYYAAVDDVTLTVNKNEILGIVGESGSGKSALGFSILGLHPKGKSKIEGEINYKGEDIAKVSEARLQKLRGGELGMIFQDPMSALNPLMIIGKQLEESLILHTDLTKIERKNRVLELLQQVGISRPEVVYNQYPHELSGGMRQRVVIGIAISCNPAFLIADEPTTALDVTIQAQILGLISKLKNELNSGVILITHDLGVVAEMADKVAVMYAGQIVELAPVEELFANPKHPYTRSLLQSNPTNNTAKTKLHVIQGVVPSLVNLPRTGCRFAERIPWIGDAAHEENPQLHEISPHHYVRCSCYKTFEFASKEEVVDGISAN; encoded by the coding sequence ATGTCGGACAATAGACTTCTTCAGATTCAGAATTTAAAAACATCTTTTCGAATTAATAATGAATATTATGCCGCTGTTGACGATGTCACGCTCACAGTAAATAAAAATGAAATTCTTGGCATTGTTGGCGAATCTGGTTCAGGAAAAAGTGCTTTAGGGTTTTCTATTCTAGGTTTACATCCAAAAGGTAAATCGAAAATTGAAGGTGAAATAAACTATAAAGGTGAAGATATTGCCAAAGTATCTGAAGCAAGATTACAGAAGTTAAGAGGCGGAGAATTAGGAATGATTTTCCAAGACCCAATGTCAGCGCTAAACCCACTAATGATAATTGGGAAACAACTCGAAGAATCACTTATTTTACATACGGATTTAACAAAAATAGAGCGTAAAAATAGAGTATTAGAGCTCTTACAACAAGTTGGTATTTCAAGACCAGAGGTGGTTTACAATCAATACCCACATGAACTTTCTGGTGGAATGAGACAAAGAGTGGTGATAGGGATTGCCATTTCTTGTAACCCTGCATTTTTAATAGCGGATGAACCAACGACCGCACTTGATGTAACGATACAAGCGCAAATATTAGGGCTGATAAGCAAGCTTAAAAATGAATTGAATAGTGGCGTTATTCTGATTACCCATGATTTAGGTGTTGTCGCGGAAATGGCGGATAAAGTGGCTGTTATGTATGCTGGTCAAATTGTTGAATTAGCTCCCGTTGAAGAGTTATTTGCAAATCCAAAGCACCCATACACGAGGTCGCTATTACAATCAAATCCAACCAACAATACGGCTAAAACAAAGTTACATGTTATTCAAGGGGTAGTACCTTCTTTAGTGAATTTACCTAGAACGGGCTGTCGATTTGCAGAACGCATTCCATGGATTGGTGATGCAGCTCATGAGGAAAACCCTCAGCTTCATGAAATATCACCACATCATTATGTTCGTTGTAGTTGCTACAAGACATTTGAATTTGCATCTAAGGAGGAAGTAGTGGATGGGATTTCTGCAAATTAA